One region of Kwoniella pini CBS 10737 chromosome 6, complete sequence genomic DNA includes:
- a CDS encoding elongation factor 2, translated as MDKPTNIRNMSVIAHVDHGKSTLTDSLVSKAGIIASAKAGEMRFTDTRQDEIDRGITIKSTAISMYFPLAKEDVDDVAQKTDGNEFLINLIDSPGHVDFSSEVTAALRVTDGALVVVDCVEGVCVQTETVLRQSLGERVKPVLIINKVDRALLELQVSKEDLYQSFCRTIESVNVIISTYTDPVLGDTQVYPEKGTVAFGSGLHGWAFSLRQFAARYSKKFGVDKNKLMPKLWGDNYFNAKTKKWSTSAAGGGERAFNMFVLDPIFRLFDSCMNYKKDEIPTLLEKLEIKLVGDEKDLEGKQLLKTVMKKFLPAGDSLLEMIVINLPSPVTAQKYRVETLYEGPQDDESAIAIRDCDAKGPLMVYVSKMVPTSDKGRFYAFGRVFSGTVSSGPKVRIQGPNFVPGKKDDSVIKSIQRTVLMMGRSTEAIEDCPAGNIIGLVGVDQFLLKSGTLTTSETAHNMRVMKFSVSPVVQVAVECKNAADLPKLVEGLKRLSKSDPCVKTWMDENGSIIVAGAGELHLEICLNDLENDHAGVPLRKSDPVVGYRETVTAESSMVALSKSQNKHNRLYVKAEPLDEELTKDIEEGRIAPRDDPKIRARYLADTYGWDVTDARKIWAFGPDTTGPNIILDASKGVQYMNEIKDSVVAAFQWATKEGGVCEEPMRGIRYNMIDCTLHADAIHRGGGQIIPTARRVCYAAQLLAKPGLQEPMFLVEIAVPESAQGGVYSCLNVRRGQVFSSEQRPGTPMYTMKAYLPVSESFGFNADLRAATGGQAFPQAVFDHYSLLNGDPTEVGTKINTLATSIRTRKGLKPDVPLYDHYYDKL; from the exons ATGG ACAAACCAACCAACATCAGAAACATGTCGGTTATTGCCCATGTAGATCACGGTAAATCCACCCTTACCGACTCTTTGGTCTCTAAGGCTGGTATTATCGCTTCCGCCAAAGCTGGTGAGATGCGATTCACCGATACCAG ACAAGATGAAATCGATCGAGGAATTACCATCAAGTCTACCGCCATTTCCATGTACTTCCCTCTTGCCAAGGAGGATGTAGATGACGTTGCCCAAAAGACTGACG GAAACGAattcttgatcaacttGATCGATTCCCCCGGTCACGTCGATTTCTCATCCGAAGTAACTGCTGCTCTCCGAGTCACTGATGG TGCCTTGGTCGTCGTCGATTGTGTCGAAGGTGTATGTGTGCAAACCGAGACTGTGCTCCGACAATCTTTGGGAGAACGAGTAAAGCCTGTCcttatcatcaacaagGTCGACCGAGCTCTTCTCGAATTGCAAGTTTCCAAGGAAGATCTTTACCAATCTTTCTGCAGAACCATCGAATCTGTTAACGTTATCATCTCCACCTACACCGACCCAGTCCTCGGTGACACTCAAGTTTACCCAGAAAAGGGTACTGTTGCTTTCGGTTCCGGTCTTCACGGTTGGGCTTTCTCCCTCCGACAATTCGCCGCCCGATACTCCAAGAAATTCGGTGTTGACAAAAACAAGCTCATGCCTAAATTATGGGGTGACAACTACTTCAACGCCAAGACCAAGAAATGGTCTACCTCAGCTGCCGGTGGTGGTGAGAGAGCTTTCAACATGTTCGTTCTTGATCCTATCTTCAGACTTTTCGACTCTTGCATGAACTACAAGAAAGACGAAATCCCAACTCTTCTCGAAAAGCTCGAAATCAAACTTGTCGGTGACGAGAAAGATCTCGAAGGTAAACAACTCCTCAAGACTGTCATGAAGAAGTTCTTGCCTGCCGGTGACTCCCTTTTGGAAATGATTGTTATCAACCTTCCTTCCCCTGTTACCGCCCAAAAATACCGAGTCGAGACCCTTTACGAAGGTcctcaagatgatgaatccGCCATTGCTATCAGAGATTGTGATGCCAAGGGTCCTTTGATGGTCTACGTCTCCAAGATGGTACCCACCTCCGATAAAGGTCGATTCTACGCTTTCGGTCGAGTCTTCTCCGGTACCGTCTCTTCCGGTCCTAAAGTTAGAATCCAAGGTCCTAACTTCGTTCctggaaagaaagatgattcCGTTATCAAATCTATTCAAAGAACTGTATTGATGATGGGTAGATCTACCGAAGCTATTGAAGACTGTCCTGCCGGTAACATTATCGGTCTTGTCGGTGTCGATCAATTCTTGCTCAAATCCGGTACCCTTACCACCTCCGAAACTGCCCACAACATGAGAGTCATGAAATTCTCCGTATCTCCTGTAGTACAAGTCGCCGTCGAGTGTAAAAACGCCGCCGATCTCCCCAAATTGGTCGAAGGTCTTAAGCGATTGTCTAAATCCGATCCATGTGTCAAGACTTGGATGGACGAGAACGGTTCCATCATTGTTGCCGGTGCCGGTGAATTGCATTTGGAAATCTGTCTTAACGATTTGGAGAACGATCACGCCGGTGTCCCTCTCCGAAAATCCGACCCTGTAGTAGGTTACAGAGAAACCGTTACTGCCGAATCCTCAATGGTCGCTCTTTCTAAATCTCAAAACAAACACAACAGACTTTACGTCAAGGCTGAACCTCTTGATGAAGAGCTCACCAAAGACATCGAAGAAGGTCGAATTGCCCCAAGAGATGACCCCAAAATCAGAGCTAGATACCTTGCCGACACCTACGGATGGGATGTTACCGATGCTAGAAAGATCTGGGCGTTCGGTCCCGATACTACTGGTCCTAACATCATTTTGGATGCTTCTAAGGGAGTGCAATACATGAACGAAATCAAAGATTCCGTTGTTGCTGCCTTCCAATGGGCTACCAAAGAAGGTGGTGTTTGTGAAGAGCCAATGAGAGGTATCCGATACAACATGATTGACTGTACCTTACACGCCGATGCTATTCACAGAGGTGGTGGTCAAATTATCCCTACCGCCAGACGAGTATGTTACGCCGCTCAATTGCTCGCCAAACCAGGTCTTCAAGAACCTATGTTCTTGGTCGAAATCGCTGTCCCAGAATCTGCTCAAGGTGGTGTCTAC TCATGTTTGAACGTTCGAAGAGGTCAAGTATTCTCTTCTGAACAAAGACCAGGTACACCAATGTACACCATGAAAGCTTACTTACCAGTATCTGAATCATTCGGTTTCAACGCCGATTTGAGAGCTGCTACAGGTGGACAAGCTTTCCCTCAAGCAGTATTCGACCATTACTCTCTCCTTAACGGTGATCCAACTGAAGTTGGAACAAAGATTAACACCCTTGCTACTTCTATTAGAACAAGAAAGGGTCTTAAACCTGATGTTCCTCTTTACGACCACTATTACGATAAATTATAA